The genomic interval CCTATCTGTCCCGGGATGCCGCCCGCCGCCTGCGCCATGGAGCCCCGTGGCTGCAACGCGAGGACATCGTGTCCATGGAGGGCACGCCCGAGCCCGGTGAGCTCGTGCAGCTCCGGGACGAGGACGGCGCGGTGCTGGGCCTGGGCGACGTGGACCTGGAGGCCGCGCGCGCCGTGCGCCGGCTGGGCCTTCCGGACGAATCCGTCGAAGGGCTCATCCCCCGCCACCTCCGTCACGCCTTCGAGCGGCGCGGCCGGCTGGTGGACGACCCGCGCTTCTGCCGGGTGGTGAACGACGACGGTGACGGGCTGCCCGGCCTCATCGTGGACCGGTACGACGCCCACTTCGTGGTCCAGACCCTCACGCGCTCCATGGACGCGCGCCACCAGGAAATCACCCGCGCGCTGGTGGAGGTGACGGGCGCGGGCTCGGTGCTGCTGCGCAATGACACGCCGCGACGGCGCGCGCTGGGCCTGCCGACCCAGCGGCCCCATGTGCTCTACGGCACCCCACCCCGCTGGTGCCGTCTCCTGGAGCTGGGGGCCCGCTTCACCGTGGACCTCACCTATGGCCAGGGCACCGGCTACGCGTATGACCAGCGCGAGTTGCGGCGCGTCGTCGGCCGCATGGCCTGGGACGGACGGGTGCTGGACGTCAACTGCAACGTCGGCGGCCTCTTCGTCCACGCGGGGTTGCATGGGGCCCGGCACATCCTGGCCTTCGACGCGGACGCGGACGCGGCGGACCTGGCCCGGGAGAACGCCGAGGCCAATGGCCTGCTCGGCCGGGTGTTCGTCGAGAAAGGCACCGCCCTCCAGGCCCTGCGCGCCGTCCGGGAGACCTTCGACCTGGTGTTGCTGGACACGTCCCGGGTGGCCTCCGCCGAGGAATTCGTCGAGCACATCCAGTACGCGCTGCGTCGCACCCGCCATGGGGGACGGCTGCTCGTGGTCGGCTACCACCCACCACTCCCGCCCGGTGGTTTCGACGAGCTGGTCGCCACGGCCTGTGAAACCGAGGCGCGCATCGCCACCCGGCTGGCCCGCCCCGGGCTTCCGCCGGACCACCCGACGCTGGTGGGTTCCCCGGGTGCGGAATACCTCGAAGCCGTGGCACTCGAAGTGACTTGACGCGAGTCCCCCGCGCGGGGCCCCGGAGTGGTAGTGTCCGCGGCCGCGATGACCAACGAAAACGTCCAAGAGACCGCGACCCCCACCCCGGCAGGTTCCGTCGAGACCGTCCGCAAGGTGTACGCGGCCGACCTGCGTGAGAAGGACCGCGTCAACACCGTCTTCCGTGTCACCAAGAAGGAGAAGGTGACGGCCCGGAGCGGCAAGGTGTTCCTGGCCATGTCGCTCGCCGACAAGAGCGGCGAGGTGGATGCGCGTGTCTTCGACAAGGTGGACGCGCTCGAGCCCGCCTTCCAATCTGGCGACTACGTCCTCCTCACCGGCAGCGTCATCCAGTTCCATGGCCGCACCCAGATCGTGGTGGAGACCGTGGAGCGGCTGGACCCCGAGCCCCTGGACCCCAAGGAGTTCGAGCCGCCCCCCGCGCCGCCTCCGGAGGCCAAGGCCGCCGCCGAGGCGAAGCCCGCCCCCGAGGCCAGGCCCGCCGCCGAGAAGGCCGAGAAGGCCGACGCCCGTCACGAGGGTGGTGGTGGCGCCCGCGCCGTGGGGCTCATCCGCGAAATCGTCACCGAGCGGGTGAATGACCCGTTCGTGAAGCAGCTGCTCGTGGCGTTCCTGGACGACCCCCAGGTCTCCGCGGGACTGGTGGTGGCGCCCGCGGCCAAGGGCATGCACCACGCGTGGCGCGGTGGCCTGGCCGAGCACCTCCTGTCGGTGATGCGGCTGACGCTGCGGGTGGCGGACCACTACCCCATGGCGGACCGCGACCTGCTGCTGGCCGGCGCGCTGCTGCACGACGTGATGAAGGTCGCCGAAATCTCGCCGGACAAGGGCTTCGACTACACCGACGAGGGCAAGCTCGTGGGCCACCTGGTGATGACGGCCCAGAAGATTCGCGAGAAGACGCTGGCCATCCCCGGCTTCCCGCCGCTCTTGGAGCAGCACATCACGCACCTGGTCATCGCCCACCACGGGCAGCTCGAGTACGGCAGCCCCAAGGTGCCGGTGACGCTGGAGGCGCACATCGTCCACGCGCTGGACTCACTCGACTCGCGCATCGCCTCGTGGCTGGAGGCCATGCAGCGCGACCCCAACGACAAGTGGACGGAGGTGCAGCGCCACTACGAGCGGCAGCTCTGGAAGGGCCCGGTGCCCACCGTCCGGGGCCGCGCGCCCGTGGAGGGTGGCGCGCGCCGCAAGTCGCGTGAGGAGAAGCGCAAGGCCCGGGGTGACAAGGCTCCGCAGCAGGGCTCGGTGGCCTCCGCTCCCGCCGCCGAGGGCGCCGCTCAGGCTCCGCGCGAGGAGCAGCCGCGTCCGCCCCGGAAGGAGCGCCCGCCTCGAGAGGAGCGCCAGGCCCGGGAGGAGCGTCCGCCCCGACCGCCGCGCGAGGAGCGTCCCCCCCGCGAGGACCGCCCCCCCCGCGAGGAGCGTCCACCGCGCGACGTGAGCACCCTGCCGAAGGAGCTGACCTTCAAGCCCTTCAGCACGCTGACGTCGATACCGCCCGCCTCCAAGAACGGCGAGGGTTCTTCGGAAAGCTGAGTCGTCATGGCGAAGAAGCTGGGTGAGCGCCTCATCGAGGCGGGGCTCGTCAATGCCGGGGCCGTGGAGCAGGCCCTGGAGCACCAGAAGATCACCGGCCACAAGCTGGGGGATTGTCTGGTGGAGTTGGGGCTCCTCCAGGAAGCGGCCTTGCTGCGCTTCCTGGCCGCGGAGTTCCAGACGCGCTTCGTGAGCGCGGACAAGCTGGCCAAGGCGAGGATCGCCACCGAGGTGCTCGACCGGCTTCCGGTGCGTCTGGCCGAGGCGCAGAACGTGCTGCCCTTGGCGGTGGACCCGGACCGCAAGCTGCTGTCCGTCGTCGCCGCCGAGCCGCAGAACAAGGCGCTGATGGACGAGATTGCCCTCGTCACGGGCATGTCGGAGGTCTACGCGTACGTGGGCCTGCGCGGCGCCATCGCCGCGGCCATCCGCAAGCACTACTACGGCGACCCCACCGCCTTCGCCGCGCTGCTGGAGGCGGCGAGCGCCCAGTCGAGCCCCGCGGAGTCCGCTTCGCGCCCGGGCGCGGCCGAGCACAACCGCACCTCCACGGGCCACCGCGCCAGTCTGTCCTTCCGGATGGAGACGGACGCGCGCATGCGCATGCAGCGCGTGGGAGGCGGGACGCAGGTCGGTGGACGCCCGTCGTCGACGCAGCGACGCGAGCCCGGTGGGCCGCGTGGGCTGGTCAGCGACATCGACTACGTGGAGACCCTGGGCATCCTCGTGGGCCTGCTGGAGCAGGACCGCCAGCGCCACCGGGGACACTCCGCGCAGCTCGCGCGGCAGGCGGGCATCGTGGGCCAGCGCATGGGCATGCCCCACAAAGAGCTGGCCGCGCTGTCCATCGCCGCGTACCTGCACGACCTGGGCAAGCCCTCCGAGCGGCACTTCTCGCTCGCGAGCAACGCCGTCAATCCCGAGTGGAAGGCCCAGGCCCGCGCGGCCTGTCGCGCGCCCACCAAGATGTTCGAGACGGTGCACCTGCCCACGCAGGTCAACACCATCCTCGCGCAGCTCTATGAGGCCTGGGACGGCTCGGGCACCCCGCAGGGCGCCAAGGGCGAGGACATCACGCTGGGTGCTCGCATCCTCGCGGCGGTGGACAGCTTCCTGGAGCTGACCAAGAACCCGGGCAACGCGCTGGGCAAGGCGATGACGAAGGACCAGGCCCTGGAGCACCTGCGGACGAACTCCGGCGTGCTCTATGACCCGGTGGTCGCGGACATCGTCATCCAGTTGCAGAGCGGTGAGCTGCTGCGTCACCGGCTGGAGTGCGATGGCCGGCAGGTGCTCGTGGTCGAACCGGACGAGACGGCTCGCGGTGAGCTGCTGGAGGCGGTGTTGAAGCAGGGCCTGGTGGCCCATGCGCTCTCCACGCAGGAAGGGGCCCAGGACGGCCTCGCCCGGCAGGACTGTGACGTGCTGGTGGTGAGCCTGCGGCTGGGACAGCAGGAAGTGTTGGACCTGCTCCAGCAGGCGCGCTCCACGCCGGAGACGGCGGGATTGCCCATCGCCGTGGTGGGTGAGCCGGATGCCCCCACGCGCGAGCGGCTGATGATGGGCGGTGCGACGGAGCTGTTGCCTCCCGGAGACAAGTCCACGGTGGCGAAGGCGGTGCGCGCGCTCCTCGAGGACCGGGTGTTGCACAACGGCCCGGGCCGGGTGGTGCGTGGCAGCTTCGACGAGCTTCCTCCGCGTGAGCTGCTGCGCACGCTGGGCGGCGGCAAGAAGAGCGGCAAGCTCCAGCTTCGTCAGCACACGCTGGAGGGCTCGCTCCACCTCGAGGGTGGCCGCGTCGTCTTCGCGTCCTTCGGTGGCCACACCGGAGAGCCGGCGCTTCAGGCGCTGCTGAAGCTGAAGCAGGCCGACTTCCAGTACGACCCGGACGCGCTGCTGCTGGACGTGCCGCAGATGGACCAGGACCTTCAGGCCCTGGCCGGCGCCGTCAACGCAGGTTGAGGTTGAAGAGGGCCGAGGCGTTGGCGGTGGTGACTTCCGTCACCGTCTCCAGCGCCACGCCCTTGAGCTCCGCGAGCTTCCGCGCGGTCTCCAGCACGTGGGAGGGCTCGTTCTTCCGTCCCCGGTGTGGCACGGGCGCGAGGTAGGGGCTGTCCGTCTCCACCATCAACCGGTCCAAGGGCGCGAAGCGCACCGCGTCTTGGAGCGCCTCCGTCTTCTTGTAGGTGATGACTCCGGACAGCGAGAGGAAGAAGCCCCGGTCCAGGTAGCGCCGCGCCGCGTCCGTGTCGCCCGTGAAGCAGTGGATGACACCCTTGGAGACCGCCGCCTCGCCGAGAATCGCGTCGCAGTCCTCGTGCGCGTCTCGCACATGCACGACCAGCGGCTTGCCCAGCTTCACCGCGAGCTCGCACTGGTGCCGGAAGATGCGCGCCTGCGCCTCGCGGGGGGAATGGTCGTAGTAGTAGTCGAGGCCCGCTTCGCCCACCGCGCGGACCTCGGGGCGGGCACAGGTGCGCTCGAGCGTGGCGAGGTCATCCTCGGTCGCCCGCGCGGCCTCGTGCGGATGGATGCCGAGCGTGGGCGACAGGAACTCCGGATGGGCGGCGGCCAACTCCAGCGCGTTGCCCCACTGCCCCGGGCCGTGGAACTGCCCCACGACGATGGCGTGGACCAGCCCCGCGGCCCGCGCCCGCTCGAGCACCGGGGCCACGTCCGCGAAGTCCTTCACTTCCAGGTGGCAATGCGCATCCACCAGTCTCATGTGTCCTCCTGAAACAGCTCTTCCAATTCCTGCCGCGCCTCCGGCGAGGTGAAGGTGCTCACCGCCGCGCGCACGTGCTCGCGGCTCTCCGGCCCCCCGAGGCGCCACAACCCATCGGCTGCGTCCAGCCGATCTTCCTCCTGGGCACTCGTGTCCTTGAGGAGCGCGACCAGCCAGGGCAGCGCCCTCGTGTCCCCCAGACGGCCCAGGCCCCGCGCGGCGGCGCCACGGCAGGAGTCCTTCACATCATCGAGGATGGCCTTCAACCGCTCGAGCGCGCCGGGAGCCTTCACCTCGCCGAGCAACTCCACGGCGAGGGCTCGGTCCTGGCTCCATTTCTTGCGCGAGCGCTGAAAGAGGTGCGTGACACCGTCGGAATCGCCGAGCTTCGCCAACACGCCCGCGGCCTGGGTCCGGTCGAAGGCGGGCAGCAGCCACCGGCCGAACAGGCGCTTCACGGCGGGGAGCGCGCGTGGGTCCTCCAGCTCCGCGAGGGCACCGAGAGCGCGGAAGCGCAGCAGGTCCGCGTCGAGCGCGTCGATGAGCACCTCGAGCCCTGCCGGATGCTTGAGGGCGGCGATGCCTCGCGCGGCCTCGAAGCGGACCTCTGGGACGGAGTCTTCGAGCATGCCCGCCAGGGCGCCGCGCAGCTCCGGCCGCGCCAGGTCCGCCAACCGGCCCGTGGCCTCCAGTCGCACCAGCGACTCCTCATCCCGCAGCCGGGCGATGAGGAGGGCCGTCATCTCCTCGGGAGGCAACACCACCGTGGCCAACGCCACGCCGGAGCGCTTCACCTCCGGCTGCGAATCCGAGAGCAGGCGCGGCACCACCTCCATGAAGTCCGCGGCTCGCGAAGGGGCTTCCGCCGCGAGGTGATGAAGCTGCTCGGCCGCCTCCGCTCTGAACGCCGGACGCTTCTCGCGCTCCAGCGTCAACAAGGCCCGGTCCCGCTCCGCACGCCAATCCGTCACGTCCAGCCCCTCACGGCCCAGGGCGCGATGCCCCGTGCCCATCATCGAACCTGTCGCCTTTGGCCCCGGAGGCCAACGCTGGCCCTGCCGTGTGAATCGCGAGTGACTGTCATTCCTAGGTAGTGCTCCTCACGGGTTGCTCGTGAGGACTCATCGAACCTCGGCACCGGGGCCCCAAGGGCGGAGCCGTTGACGCTCCGCCCCGGGTCCATCACTTCACGTCGCTGCCCGGAGGAACGTTGCCCGGGTCCAACAAGGACAGGTCCTTGCCCCCAGGCCCGGCCGTCAGGAGCATGCCCTTCGACTCGATGCCCTTCAGGCTGCGCGGCTTCAGGTTCGCGACCACCACCACATTGCGCCCCACGAGCGACTCGGGAGCGAACGCCTCCGCGATACCGGAGACGATGGTCCGAGGACCCGTCGCCTCACCCACGTCGACCGAGAGCTTGAGCAGCTTGTCCGCCTTCGGAACCTTCTCCGCCGCGAGCACCTTGCCCGACTTGAGCACCACCTTGGCGAAGTCCGCGTACTCAATCTCGCCCGACGAGGCCTCCGCACCCGCCGCCGGAGCAGGCGCCGCGGCTGGGGTGGCTTCGGCCGCCTTCTTCTCGGCCTTCTTCTCCTTGCCACCTTCCGCCTTCTTCGGCTCGGCGGCCGGCGCGACGGCGTTTCCGGACACCGCGAGGATGGCGTTCACGCGGTCCTCCTCCAGGCGCGGCAACAGCGGCTCCGGAGTACCGATGGGATGGCTGCGGTCCAGCAGCGGATACTTCGCCCCCTCCAACGCCTGGAAGGTCAGCGGCGGCGCGCCCAACTGCGCGAACAGCTTCTCCGACAGTCGAGGCGTCACCGGCGCGAGCAACGCACCCAGCAGGTACACGACATCGGCCGCGTCCGACAGGTCGGCGCGGGCCGCTTCCGCGTCCTTCTTCACCAGCGCCCACGGCGCTTGCGCCTGCACGAAGGCATTCGCCGCCGACGCGATGTCCGTGATGACACGGATGGCGTTGCGATACTCGAGCTTCTCGAACGCTTCGCGAACCTCGGGGACTCGCGCGAGCACGGACTCCACCAGCGAACGGCCCGCCCCCTCGGTGCGGCCCGGGGCCAGCGTCCCGCCCAGCGGACCAGCCAAGAGCGACAGGGCCCGGTTGGCCAGGTTGCCCACGTTGTTGACCAACTCCCCGTTCACCCGCAGACGGAAGTCCTTGAGGTTGAGGTCCAGGTCCTCCACGCCCGCGCCCAGGTTGGCCGCGTAGAAGTAGCGCAGGTAGCTGGGGTCCAACTGGTTGAGGTAGTCGCGCGCGGACACGAAGTTGCCACGCGTCTTCGACATCTTCTCGCCGTTGAGCGTGAGGTGCCCGTGGACCTTGATCTCATTCGGAACGTGGAGTCCCGCGACCTCGAGCACCGCCGGCCAGAACAGGGCGTGGAAGTAGACGATGTCCTTCCCGATGAAGTGCACGATGCGCGCGCCGCTGTCCTTGGCCCAGTAGTCCAGCGCGCTCTTCGCCTTGCCCGTCTCCTTCGCCCACTTCTCCGTCGTCGCGATGTAGCCGATGGGCGCATCCAGCCAGACGTAGAAGTACTTGTCCGTCTCGCCCGGGATGGCGAAGCCGAAGTAGGGCCCGTCGCGGCTGATGTCCCAGTCCGCCAGGCCCTTCTCGAAGAAGCCCTGGAGCTGGGCGGCCAGGCCCGGGTGGAGGAAGCCGGGCTTCTTCAACTGCGCCTGGAGGAAGTCCGCATGCCTCGAGAGCTTGAAGAACAAGTGCTCGGACGACTTGCGCACCGGCGGCGTTCCACAGAGCGCACAGCGCGGCTCGATGAGGTCCGTGGGGCTGTAGGCCTTGCCACACTTCTCACAGGCGTCGCCGTACTGGTCCGTCGCCTTGCAGTTGGGACAGGTGCCCTTGATGAAGCGGTCCGGCAGGAAGCGGCGGTCCTTCTCGCAGTACGTCTGCTCGACGTCCCGGCGCTCGATGTCGCCCTGGTCCTTCAACTTCCCGTAGATGAGCTCCGCGTAGTGGCGGTTCTCCGGCGAGTTGGTCGAGTGGAAGTAGTCGAAGCGGACGTCCAGGTCGTGGAAGTCCTTCTGGTGCTCGTCCTGGAAGCGGGCGATGAACGCCTCGGGCTTGAGTCCTTGCTTCGCCGCGTTGAGCTCGATGGGCGTGCCGTGCGTGTCGTCCGCGCAGAAGTAGACGACCTCCTTGCCGCACGAGCGAAGGAATCGGACGTAGATATCGGTCTGGATGTACTCGACGGCGTGGCCAAGGTGAATGGGGCCGTTCGCGTACGGAAGCGCACTGGTGACGAGGGTTCTCTCCGCCATGGACTCTCCTGGGGGCGGCGGACATTAGCCGCTCGGTGGGCCGAGGTCATCGACGGCGTGGGGGCCTCGAGCACGAATGCAAGACGGCGCCGGGGATGTTATCGACCGGAAACGCATGTGCACCCTCGTCATTCTTCGCCAGGTCCACCCCGAGTGGCCGCTGGTGCTCGCGGCCAACCGGGACGAGTTCTACGCGCGCCCGGCGACGGGCCCCCAGGTCCTGATGGAGTCTCCCCGCGCCGTGGGTGGACGCGACGTGGAGCGAGGGGGGAGCTGGATGGGAGTCACTAACCAAGGCCTCTTCGTGGGGCTGACCAACCAGCGCGGGGGACGGACGCAGGGCTCGGCGCCCCGCTCGCGGGGAGAGGTGGTGCTCAAGGCCCTCCAGGCAGGCGGCGTCGACGGCGTCGAGCGCTACCTGGACACGCTCCGCGGCGAGGACTTCCTCCCCTTCAACCTCCTCTACGGAGATGCCCGGACCCTCCGGGTGGCCTATGCCCGGACCGGCCAGTCCCGGCTGCGGCGCGAGGACGTGCCTCCTGGCATCCACGTCCTGCCCAATGACGACCTGGACTCCCCGGCCCTGCCCAAGGTCGGACGGGCGAAGCGAATGGCGGCGGAGCTGGTGAATCAACCCTGGCCCCGCGTCGAGGCGGGCCTGAAGGCCCTGCTGGCGGACGACCAGCTCCCCCCGCTGGAGCAGGTGCCAGTCCCGCCCGAGGGCGAAGCCTTTCCGCGCGACTTCCTCCAACAGCTCCAGGCGCTGTGCATCCACACCCCCACCTACGGCACGCGCTCCTCCGCCATCGTCGCGCTCGCGCCGGGGCGCGTGGGGCACTACCTGACGAGCGACACGTCCCCCTGCAAGGGCCCGTGGCGCGACGTCACGTCGCTGCTTGATACGCCGCGCTCCCCCGCCTGAGCCGCTCCCGTCCCGGCCCCAGGCGGGACAGCAGCACGGCCAACAGGGCCCAGAGCCGGGGCTCCACGAACGGCCCTGGGGCCCGCAGCGCCCGGTGCAGCGCGACGAAGTCCCGAGCCACCTCCGGGTCGTCGAGCACCGCCCCGCCCCCGGGCAACGACTCCTCCCGCTCGGCCACCTCGTCCCCCTCGGACGTGGGCTGCGTGTGTTCAGTCAGGAACGCCGAGGGAACCAACATCCCGCACAGCACCCCAGGGCGTCCCCCTTCGGCGCGCAGCGCATGGACCTCCCCCGGGGGAATCACCACCAGGCTGCCCGGCGGGGCCGTCAGCCGTACGCCGCCACACGACACCTCCTGCGCGTGTGCGGCATCCAGCGTGAGCTGAAGCTCATCGTGGACATGCAGTGACTGGGACGTCGCTCGACCACTCACGCGGTACAGCACCAACCCCGGATACGACACCGGGCGCCAGACTTGCGCCGCCGAATACCCGTCCCACTCCATCGCCATGGTCAGCTCCCGCCACCCACGTCCGGATGTCGGCGAAGCTAGCCGCGCTCCATCCAAGGGCCACCTGCCCCTGGAGCCCAAGCAAGGTGTCGACTACCGGCCAGGACCTCAGCGCGGTTCGGCGGGTGAGTGTTCACCGAGCAGGACGCGCGCGCGGCCATCCATGGTGAGTTTCACCTCTTCCACGGTGGTGAAGCCCGCCGAGCGCGCCAGCTCCGCCAGGTGCCGCATCCACGGGTTGTAGGGCATGCCGTTGTCCGAGCAACACGGCACCACCGCGAAGGGCAACCGATGCCGGGCCGCGTACTCGATGATGATTCGCGTGGCGCCATCGGGGTGCATGCCCACCACGAGCTCCGCGTCACAGGGCTCCTCCAACGTGAAGGGGCGCTGCGCGTACGTCACGGGCAGGTGCTTGTGCCGCATGTCGAAGGTCGTGACGGCGCGCCCGCGCCGGGTCAACGCCTCGTTGAGCCGCCCCTGCCCTCCCGCCACGTCGAAGACGCGAGGGGCCACGAAGCGCGACACGATGAAGTCCGCGAAGAGGTCGAAGCGACGCTTGTCCGCCATACGCGGCCTCCTCTACCCGAGCCGGACGCCAAGTGCACGTCCCCCGCGGCCCGCCCGGCCCTCAGGCACCGGTACAGACCGTGGCCAGGAGTCGCTCGATGACCAGCCGTCCGTTGCCCGACGACTTCAGCGCCAGGTCCGCCTCCGCGCACGCCACCAGCGAGCCCAACAGCTCCCGGCGCTCATACCCCGCGGCGGCCTTCATGCTGAACGTGAGCGCCCACGCGTTGGGCATCTTCCGCTTGGAGCCCTTCAGCTCGGCCTCCAGGCGAGGGAACACCCGCGCCTCCACGTCCTTCGCGGTGCGCGGCGGAGTGCCCCCGGCGTAGCGCATCAGCCACTCGTGGCTCTCCAGCAGCGTGCGGACGATGGAGGCCACCGCGCCCAGGAGCTGCAACGCGTGCGTGCCCTGCCCCATCGCGTCCTCCGCGTAGGACAAGGCGCCTCGGAAGTCGCGCTTCTGGAGCGCCTCGGACAGCTCGAAGAACTCCTCTTCGCGCGCGTGGTGCACCAGCATGACCACGTCGGAGCGCTCGATGGCGGGCCCTTCCGAATACGTGGCGAGCTTCTCCAGCTCCGACTGCAACAACCGGATGTTGCCGCCCACGCGCTCCTTCAACTCCTCCAGCGCGCCCGGCCCCAGCTTCTTCTTGAAGGGCGCCAGGAACTCCTTGGCGATGTCCGTGAGGTCCAGGTCCTTGTGGCGCGCGGCCACCTTGCGCTCGACGACGTGGCCCTTCTCCTGCGCCAGCTTCACCAGCGGATTCTTCGCGTCCACCTCGGAGGCCGCCATCACCAGCGAGTGCCCCGTCGGAACACCCTTCTGGATGAGGTCCAGCAGCACCGTGGCATCCCCCTCCGGCGCGTGGATGCGCTCCTCCTTGCAGAAGGCCGCGGCCTCCTTGAGGAACGCCACGTCCGCCTCCGCGAGGTCGACGTTCAGCTCCTCCTTCCACTGCTCCACCGACGGAGCACCGGAAGCGGACGGGTCCAGTTGGTCCACGCCCCAGCCCGCGCGCGCCGCCAGCGCCAACAGCCGCCGCGCGCCTTCCTTGCGCTTGCCCGCCTTCCACGCCTCGCGAGCCTTC from Myxococcus stipitatus carries:
- a CDS encoding NRDE family protein, translated to MCTLVILRQVHPEWPLVLAANRDEFYARPATGPQVLMESPRAVGGRDVERGGSWMGVTNQGLFVGLTNQRGGRTQGSAPRSRGEVVLKALQAGGVDGVERYLDTLRGEDFLPFNLLYGDARTLRVAYARTGQSRLRREDVPPGIHVLPNDDLDSPALPKVGRAKRMAAELVNQPWPRVEAGLKALLADDQLPPLEQVPVPPEGEAFPRDFLQQLQALCIHTPTYGTRSSAIVALAPGRVGHYLTSDTSPCKGPWRDVTSLLDTPRSPA
- a CDS encoding TatD family hydrolase, with amino-acid sequence MRLVDAHCHLEVKDFADVAPVLERARAAGLVHAIVVGQFHGPGQWGNALELAAAHPEFLSPTLGIHPHEAARATEDDLATLERTCARPEVRAVGEAGLDYYYDHSPREAQARIFRHQCELAVKLGKPLVVHVRDAHEDCDAILGEAAVSKGVIHCFTGDTDAARRYLDRGFFLSLSGVITYKKTEALQDAVRFAPLDRLMVETDSPYLAPVPHRGRKNEPSHVLETARKLAELKGVALETVTEVTTANASALFNLNLR
- a CDS encoding class I SAM-dependent rRNA methyltransferase, encoding MLSTYLSRDAARRLRHGAPWLQREDIVSMEGTPEPGELVQLRDEDGAVLGLGDVDLEAARAVRRLGLPDESVEGLIPRHLRHAFERRGRLVDDPRFCRVVNDDGDGLPGLIVDRYDAHFVVQTLTRSMDARHQEITRALVEVTGAGSVLLRNDTPRRRALGLPTQRPHVLYGTPPRWCRLLELGARFTVDLTYGQGTGYAYDQRELRRVVGRMAWDGRVLDVNCNVGGLFVHAGLHGARHILAFDADADAADLARENAEANGLLGRVFVEKGTALQALRAVRETFDLVLLDTSRVASAEEFVEHIQYALRRTRHGGRLLVVGYHPPLPPGGFDELVATACETEARIATRLARPGLPPDHPTLVGSPGAEYLEAVALEVT
- a CDS encoding AraC family ligand binding domain-containing protein, yielding MAMEWDGYSAAQVWRPVSYPGLVLYRVSGRATSQSLHVHDELQLTLDAAHAQEVSCGGVRLTAPPGSLVVIPPGEVHALRAEGGRPGVLCGMLVPSAFLTEHTQPTSEGDEVAEREESLPGGGAVLDDPEVARDFVALHRALRAPGPFVEPRLWALLAVLLSRLGPGRERLRRGSAAYQAAT
- the metG gene encoding methionine--tRNA ligase — protein: MAERTLVTSALPYANGPIHLGHAVEYIQTDIYVRFLRSCGKEVVYFCADDTHGTPIELNAAKQGLKPEAFIARFQDEHQKDFHDLDVRFDYFHSTNSPENRHYAELIYGKLKDQGDIERRDVEQTYCEKDRRFLPDRFIKGTCPNCKATDQYGDACEKCGKAYSPTDLIEPRCALCGTPPVRKSSEHLFFKLSRHADFLQAQLKKPGFLHPGLAAQLQGFFEKGLADWDISRDGPYFGFAIPGETDKYFYVWLDAPIGYIATTEKWAKETGKAKSALDYWAKDSGARIVHFIGKDIVYFHALFWPAVLEVAGLHVPNEIKVHGHLTLNGEKMSKTRGNFVSARDYLNQLDPSYLRYFYAANLGAGVEDLDLNLKDFRLRVNGELVNNVGNLANRALSLLAGPLGGTLAPGRTEGAGRSLVESVLARVPEVREAFEKLEYRNAIRVITDIASAANAFVQAQAPWALVKKDAEAARADLSDAADVVYLLGALLAPVTPRLSEKLFAQLGAPPLTFQALEGAKYPLLDRSHPIGTPEPLLPRLEEDRVNAILAVSGNAVAPAAEPKKAEGGKEKKAEKKAAEATPAAAPAPAAGAEASSGEIEYADFAKVVLKSGKVLAAEKVPKADKLLKLSVDVGEATGPRTIVSGIAEAFAPESLVGRNVVVVANLKPRSLKGIESKGMLLTAGPGGKDLSLLDPGNVPPGSDVK
- a CDS encoding HD domain-containing phosphohydrolase; this encodes MAKKLGERLIEAGLVNAGAVEQALEHQKITGHKLGDCLVELGLLQEAALLRFLAAEFQTRFVSADKLAKARIATEVLDRLPVRLAEAQNVLPLAVDPDRKLLSVVAAEPQNKALMDEIALVTGMSEVYAYVGLRGAIAAAIRKHYYGDPTAFAALLEAASAQSSPAESASRPGAAEHNRTSTGHRASLSFRMETDARMRMQRVGGGTQVGGRPSSTQRREPGGPRGLVSDIDYVETLGILVGLLEQDRQRHRGHSAQLARQAGIVGQRMGMPHKELAALSIAAYLHDLGKPSERHFSLASNAVNPEWKAQARAACRAPTKMFETVHLPTQVNTILAQLYEAWDGSGTPQGAKGEDITLGARILAAVDSFLELTKNPGNALGKAMTKDQALEHLRTNSGVLYDPVVADIVIQLQSGELLRHRLECDGRQVLVVEPDETARGELLEAVLKQGLVAHALSTQEGAQDGLARQDCDVLVVSLRLGQQEVLDLLQQARSTPETAGLPIAVVGEPDAPTRERLMMGGATELLPPGDKSTVAKAVRALLEDRVLHNGPGRVVRGSFDELPPRELLRTLGGGKKSGKLQLRQHTLEGSLHLEGGRVVFASFGGHTGEPALQALLKLKQADFQYDPDALLLDVPQMDQDLQALAGAVNAG
- the holA gene encoding DNA polymerase III subunit delta, with the protein product MSSELEDVLSGVKAGKVSPLYLLWGEEFLVRKGADELVKALVPDAAVGLNLVPLDAGSPREVAQELATLPLFPGRKVVIVRDPEFLAPKKGRGDPLAKAREAWKAGKRKEGARRLLALAARAGWGVDQLDPSASGAPSVEQWKEELNVDLAEADVAFLKEAAAFCKEERIHAPEGDATVLLDLIQKGVPTGHSLVMAASEVDAKNPLVKLAQEKGHVVERKVAARHKDLDLTDIAKEFLAPFKKKLGPGALEELKERVGGNIRLLQSELEKLATYSEGPAIERSDVVMLVHHAREEEFFELSEALQKRDFRGALSYAEDAMGQGTHALQLLGAVASIVRTLLESHEWLMRYAGGTPPRTAKDVEARVFPRLEAELKGSKRKMPNAWALTFSMKAAAGYERRELLGSLVACAEADLALKSSGNGRLVIERLLATVCTGA
- a CDS encoding HEAT repeat domain-containing protein; the protein is MTDWRAERDRALLTLEREKRPAFRAEAAEQLHHLAAEAPSRAADFMEVVPRLLSDSQPEVKRSGVALATVVLPPEEMTALLIARLRDEESLVRLEATGRLADLARPELRGALAGMLEDSVPEVRFEAARGIAALKHPAGLEVLIDALDADLLRFRALGALAELEDPRALPAVKRLFGRWLLPAFDRTQAAGVLAKLGDSDGVTHLFQRSRKKWSQDRALAVELLGEVKAPGALERLKAILDDVKDSCRGAAARGLGRLGDTRALPWLVALLKDTSAQEEDRLDAADGLWRLGGPESREHVRAAVSTFTSPEARQELEELFQEDT
- a CDS encoding 3'-5' exoribonuclease YhaM family protein; amino-acid sequence: MTNENVQETATPTPAGSVETVRKVYAADLREKDRVNTVFRVTKKEKVTARSGKVFLAMSLADKSGEVDARVFDKVDALEPAFQSGDYVLLTGSVIQFHGRTQIVVETVERLDPEPLDPKEFEPPPAPPPEAKAAAEAKPAPEARPAAEKAEKADARHEGGGGARAVGLIREIVTERVNDPFVKQLLVAFLDDPQVSAGLVVAPAAKGMHHAWRGGLAEHLLSVMRLTLRVADHYPMADRDLLLAGALLHDVMKVAEISPDKGFDYTDEGKLVGHLVMTAQKIREKTLAIPGFPPLLEQHITHLVIAHHGQLEYGSPKVPVTLEAHIVHALDSLDSRIASWLEAMQRDPNDKWTEVQRHYERQLWKGPVPTVRGRAPVEGGARRKSREEKRKARGDKAPQQGSVASAPAAEGAAQAPREEQPRPPRKERPPREERQAREERPPRPPREERPPREDRPPREERPPRDVSTLPKELTFKPFSTLTSIPPASKNGEGSSES